ATTAAGCACTGAAATGTGGATAGTACAGTTGAGAGCTCAGTTTtaacaatataatttaatttaattcaatttaatttaattgaaaGTTTAAATGGCCTTTTCTAGATAGTGGCCCATGTTTGGGCAAAACAGCTCTAGCTTGTAATCACATACCCCTCATTTCTTTGGGTGAACTgatttatttcttagtttttaagattttattaagtaatctctacacccagtgtggggctcagactcacaacctcaagatcaagagccacatgctccactgactgtcAGGAACCACTTGTGAACTGATTTCTAATATTGTCCTTATTCTTGACTCTCAAGGGCCTTTCCCGACAGTGAATCAGAAGACCAGGAATCTTTACAAATACAAGAATCAGGTAATTGTCTAATATAGAGATGACCAGGGGTATGTGTATTGGGCTGATGGAAATTTCCAGTGTATTTACATGCAGAAGACAGTTTTGAAGTCCTTTGTGGTTGTGACAATCAGAAGCATTTTTTCTTACCTGTAACACAACTTAAATGGGAATATGAAGTAGCTTTAATCTTGGATGTTATTTCTGGAATGGATTCCATATTCCAAACACTCTATTAGAGACATTAAACACATTCTCTTTTTATGATCCATAGAAACTCTATTAGTGGATCATATAGTCTCtatttcaaagacaaagaaagcatACCTAGGGGTGAACATACCAGCTAGTAGATGAGGTGTGATAGCATTGGATTGTGTCCAGGTTCATTAAAAAGGGCCTATTTTCTTTCATCCTAATCCATGATAAAACCTCAAAGAATGAGCAATGTGTGGTTAGGGGTCTTGACCTTTTGTGTCATTTGTACTCTGAATGGCTTTGGGCTAGGAAACATTCCTATTGGAAGAGTCTATTAGGGCTGCCTAATAAAATACCCAAACTAGGGGACTTaaacaataaaagttaattttgtcatatttctggaggctagaagtctcaGCTCAGGTGCTGACAGATTCAGTCTCTGGTGAAGGctgtcttcctggcttgtagatggccaccttcttctgggattcacatggcctttcctctatGTTTCAAGAGAGACTGACAGACTGGgagaaagggagatgggcagaCAGAAAGATctcatctctcttccttttcatatAAGGATACCAAGACACCAGTCCTGTTGGATTAAGAGTTCTTTCTTATGACCTCATTTCACCACTAGGATTTTCTTATAGACTCCATCTTCAAATTCAGCACCTAGACTGGCCCAATTCTCACTGTGTTAGGTTGGAAAGCTTTACCCATTTTGACTGTTTTACATCGTGTTAATACTTGCTCCACCTCTGTGTGCTCATGGTTGGAAACTGTCCCACAGGTGTGATGTAGTTTGAAAGCCACGTGAGATTCAGGAAGAGCAGGGCACTGGTGTTGACCGTGTCTTGATGCTCAATAGATCTCCTGTGCTTACCAGCCATGTGGTGATTGGGTAACCTCATCTGTATTCACATTAATAGTTGACATTGTGTGCTTTTTTTCAAGGAACCACACAACCAGGTACCAAGATTCAGAGGACTTCTATACAGGAGAAATAAGCTTGGAGAGGTTAGATAACtctttgagtattttcatttttcctatacAAAATCCCTACTCTTTGTAAAATGATATTCAATCATATATAATTCTTGAGAAACTGATTTGTCAGAGCACAGTATATCAGAGACTTATAGTCCAggatacagattttattttatgctatCATCCTTGCCCACAGCCTGAGCAGTGAGAATGGATTCCTGCAGCATGTGTGTGGAGGGTCTTCAAGTGGTGATGGGAAGGCTCTCCCAGCTGGAAGTGAAATGCTTAGGGAACCAAGAGATGGTCTGGGGTGCCTCAGGATAGATGGTGGCAAGCACTAGGGTGATGAATGTGCCTTTGCTTCTTCTGCTTTCATGCTTGTTCCTTTTATGGACTTGTGTTGTCTTACCAGCATCAGGTATTAGCTGCTCCTTGGCACCATGTAGAAATTTAGCTGCTGTGGTGCCTGCCTGAAGTGAAACTGCCTCCCACCAAAAGTGTTGAGCTTGGGTCCCCTGTTAAATTTGGGGGTGCAGTTTCAGTAGTAACAAggaacatttttgtgtttttctttgtatggGTTTGAAGATCAAAGTCCCCTGTTCTTGTCACACATCCTTCTCTCTGACATCTAGATTCCCAATGGCACGTGTGCCATTGAACCTACAGGACTCCTTCAGATCATGCCTTTTCTAAGAGTCTGCACTTGACACAGcaatgtttatttttcagaagataCTAGATTAGGAGTGGAGGAACTAGTGCCCCTCCAGGCTGCTCAACAGTCTGCTGGGTTTGAACGAGTTTGTAAAAGTTATCAGTTCCTGGGACCTGTGGATATTCATTTCCTGAAGGAAATGTGGATATTATTACCTGTATCTCTGCAAACAGATACGGGTAAGATTGGGAGATGCTAATTGTTTCAAAGAATTCTactataaaggaagaaaatgctgtGTGATATTTACTCGTATACACCTATATCATAGGATACATGATCCATCCCCATGGACATCTGAAATTTTGTCAGTGTTCTCTGTATTCTATGCACTGAGTTGGTATTTTAATTTCAACATATGTAGAATACAGAGAAACTGGGGCCCAGAAAACCTAATGAAGTCCCCAGAGGTTTCTGCAGTTGTGAAAATCACAGATGGGTCTTGAACCTGGGTCCACCCAAATACCACATCTCTCTGCACTTGTGTTCTTTCAATCAAAGTTCTGGGGTTGGTCAGCATGACTATCACTCTGGTTCCTTTCAGTGCCCACTTTCCTGGGGCTGGCTTCTATCTATGGCCAGCAGTAGGCCTTGGCTTCTTGGTAACAGCAGCAGTGACTGTGAAGATTGCTTTTGATTCTTGGAATCAACACCTGGGCCTGACATTATAGCACCAGGAGCAGGATGGTGGCAGGGCCTTTGTTTGAGATAACTGTGGAGCCTGAGGGGGTCATTGCTGAAATCCATGTCCCCCACATCATCTCCCTCCCAGgtaaggagggaagagggaagacagTGGGCCGGTGGGAACATTGTCTGATGGGCTCTAAAAtttggggggaggaaaaaaaatcatgcaccTCTCTCCCCTCGGTTGTAGTGAAGTGTGTCAGAGGAGAAGGTCTGTGTATGGTCCCACACTGTTTATAGTGACTGTTGAATTGAAACAAAAGCATTGGCAGTGGTCTTGTGTGCCTGGGATAGGGGTGGCTGTTGGTGTTGAAAATTGGAACCTCTCATACCTAGGAGATGTTGCACAGGAGACGCTAATTATAAGAATCAGAAGGTGCATAAAGTTGGTTTAATTCTATCTTTTGGGCAATTTTATACTTGTTGGCATAAATGGAGTCTAAGCAGCTGCTGAAGGAAGAAGGACACAAAATTTCTCAGAACTTGAAACAACAGTAGgacttttagaaagaaaacataagaccATGTTGAAGGCTTAATGATAAACAGTTTAGTTATTTTCCCAAATGGTTGCTCCAGTCAGCAAATGTCCCACCGACTTACAAGTGTGTTCAACTTACAAGTTCTGTACTATCAACAATTTCAGTGTTCTAGAGTTTAAAGAATATTGACACTTATTGTTCAAATGTACTCACTCAATGATGGCAtttcattcaaaaatacatttaccTAGAGGATAATGACGAACAGTATGATCATTTTTACTGTACCTTTCGCATTTCCTCACATTgacttctaaataaaaatagaaatagaaaggaaaaatgagctCCCTCCTTGGATGCATTTCCTTAATAGGCAGTAAGTGATCTTTACTTAATTGGGTGCCATTGGTATATGATGTTTCAATGGGATCTTTAAGTTAGGAAGTGGAGTTAAATTACTTTAGTGGGCTACATCAAAGACCAGAGAAACTACagggttgcctgagtggctcagtcagaagaacgtgtgactcttgatctcggggttgtgagtttgagccccatgttggctgtagagattactaaatgaataaaacaagaacaaaccacttagaaaaaaagaaaagaacacctAGATGAAGGTATATGGTTCATTTCATTCTCCAACTTCTCCTCCTTTCCTAGTGGatctccagtttcattctgcagcagcccctcctcctctctcaggTGAGTGCAATGCTTCCACCAAAAGTCAGAAGGATGTGTCTGATTTCAGGAGGTGTTTGAGTGGTGTGATGTGGCTCAATGAGAGATCATACCTTCTCTTCATTTACAAAGACTCAGTGGTGTCAGAGACAAAGAAGGAGCCTGAGCCACTTCAGGGAACAAACTCGTGAGGGGGTGTAATATGCAGAGACTCTGAGCATGCAACCAATCTTATTGGGGAACACACATTGCATCTGATGAACTATAGGTGAAAGTAGTTTGATATGGCTGGACATGAAACTTTAGAGGGAGGGAGGCCCCATGAGACCAGAGAGGCAGGCAAGAAACAGACGTTGAAAGCATAAGGATGATGGTTGAAATCTTTTGGACCTTAAGCTGAAGGCCAACGGGGGACTTTTGCAGGGTAGGTAGCAATGCACTCACTTTTCTCAAGAGTGTGGATGAATGTGGGCGAGGAACGGACAGGAAGTGGGAACTGCGTTATGAGGCTGCTGTAAAAATCAAGAACAGGGATTAGCTGGGCATTGGTTAAGGTTCCTGGAGTTGGTAGGtagcagagaaagaaatgattcaAAGTAAGGagtcaaggggcacctgactgCTGGCTCTGTTGGAAGAACTTGTGATtcctgatcttgaggttgtgagttcaagcccatgttgggagtagagattactaaaaacataaaataataaagccttttaacataagtaaataaaataaggaataaagatCAAGGGACTCCCTTCTGCCTTCCATGTTGTTGGCTTTGACTGTCAGGCTCCACCTAGTAAAAGTGACAGTCCTCCTATCTCAAAACAGATCATCCAGGAGGAGAAAGATAGCATCTCTTGATGCCCCTCAGTGAAGAGAAGACTCCTCCTCAGGTGTCACATTGGCTTGAAATGGCAATAGACCCATTTCCGGGCCAGCTGGTGGTGTTGTCAGGAGGTCCAGAGAGGCAGACTAGCTAAAGAAAATCAGTCCCCACACCTGGAGTCGCAATTGGGTTCCAACCCAACCACAGATCTTGGTTAAGCATAAGCTAAGGataatttcacaaagaaaatgaaacggATTTATGCAGGTGGTGAGTGTGTGGCACCAACAAAAGGTCTCAACCCTTCCTATTATGCAAGCTCTTGAGCAAGAGATATCTGTCACCCATTGTGACAAGATAAAGCTGaacctgtttttttctctctagaagACCCTTCAGAAGCTGCTGCCAgcccacatctttgccagcaaAATCCCCGTTCTGGCCACCATGCACTGTGAAGCATGacatctcttttcctctttttcccttttggcCTGGTGGCATCTTGTATTTCATACAAGAATCCTACTCCTTCAGATTATCTTCTGATACTAACTCTTCTGTGAAGACTTTGCTTTAAAGTCTAGTCATCCTTTCCTTTCTGACCCAAAGGCTTTGGTTGCATTTTTCCCTCATGAAATCAGGGTAATTAAAAGGATCATGATGACAAATGCAGCTTACTGATTGCCCGTGGCATGTTAAGTATTCAGGAGGTATATTTGTACTTTATATACTCCGCTTACATCTATCCCTGTCAATAAATTTTGGCTTGGTTTCCCAGAGAATTATGGAGGAGGTTCAGAGCTAACAGTGACTTTTGAAGTAACAATCCTGTTCACAGTGTATCCTGACACGGACACACAACCCACACTCTGGGATTTCTATTCCAGCAGATGAAAACAATGAAGGTGATTTCACAGTGTTTATCAAAATGCAGTTGTTTACAtgttccaaagaaaattaaaaggatttaggAGAGGATAAGACAGGTGCTTAGATCTAACCTTGTGGGAGGTAAATGTTTCAGAGTGCatccaggagagaaaaaaaagtgaaattcatGTCCAGTTAAGAAGATAGAGTAGAAGTTGCTAAACAAAAGGATGAGTAGAAAGCCTCTGGGCAGCAAAATGGATTAAGCTGAGAATCTTTCTGTGAACAGcagcttcattcattcaaattcAGGAGCCACTGAATATATACTTCCAATTAGTTTCCAATATAATTACCAATATTCAAAGAAATCACATCATTAAATTAAGCTGTTTGATCACAGCCTCAGATGACTGGATATTAATGATTTGCACCACTATGTTAAGACTAAAAGTTCTTGAGGCAAGAGGTGAACTTAGAAAGCAATCATgcttttgggtgcctgggtggttctgttggtTAACTAtacagctcttgattttggcttcaggtcatgaactctgggtcatgagattgagccctgagttgggttccaaacagagcatggagcctgcttaagattctctctctcttcctttacccatctccccctgctggtgctgcctctctctcttaaaaaagaaaaaagaaaagaaaagaaagcctaaaAACAGTCATGGTTTTATTAAAGACACTGAAGAACAAGAAAGCAATGCgatttggccaaggtcacacaggtattGTAAATAGGAATCAGCATGAACCCTGAGTCAGTATGATGCAAAATACCTTCTTCTCTACAGTGATCCTGGTCCCTTCTGTGTTGTACTTAACCACTTACATCTCTTTCTATACACTTTTTAAGAAGATCCCTGAGGGTGGGGAGCTAGTCTAGACCACCTGCACCTCCGGTATCATGCATATCAATGTATGAACTTGAAGATTGTTAgaagatgaataaatgagtgtACAGCAAGATAGAGCCTCTCTAGGATTCCAATGAAAGCTGGAAAGTGGTGAAGGAGAGGTGCTCCAAGCTTGGAAggaggggatgggatgggattGAAGTAGAAGAATCATTGAGTTTCCCTAAATTCATAGACCCCTGAAAATGGACTGGGAATCCTGAAGATGTGCATGTAAGGTCTGTCTGGGCAACATGCAAAAGAGAATGAACACTATCTCCACAGAGAATTATGTCTTTAAgggccatctgggtggcccagtcagtcaagcatctggcTCCTGATCTCAGTTCtgggtttgatctcagggtcatgtgttcaagccctgagttagtcttcacactgggcatggagcttacttcagaaaaaaaaaaaaggaaatatgtctTTAAGCTGGGCATAATTTGTGAACTCCATAAGAGTGCTATCCCTTTCTGAGTCTTCAACTCTTCCTTCTGCCCAGGTAAGGCCTTTCTGAAGGAGCACTGCCGGCAGCTGCAAGCCAGGCTGGGAGACCTGAATGGAGTACTGGATGACCTTCAGGACAGTGAGGTCTTCACCGAGGAAGAGAAGGAGCTGGTGCAGCAGTGCCCTACACAGCAGTGGAGGAATGAGACTCTGCTGAGGATGGTGGAGAAGGAAGGGCACCAGGCCCTGGAGATTCTCTTCCAAAGCCTTCATAGAAGAGATCCTTACCTGATGTCCTACCTCAGCCAGCAGAGTTTACAACAGTGACTCAGGTGGATACTCACGAAGAGAGAATCCAGTGTTCTCCATTGAAAATTAACaaacaggggtgcttgggtagttcagtggattaagcatctgactcttgatttcaggtcaggtgttgatctcagggtcatgatgttgagccctgcattgggctcagcgcacagcttggagtctgcttgagatcctctccctctgcccctcctcccattcactctctctctctctctcaaatgacttgaataaatcttttttaaaaaggaaagaaaatggtagACGAACATGTGATCATTTAGCTCAGTGTCCAAGTTACACCTATCCATTACACAGGTTTTATTGA
This portion of the Vulpes lagopus strain Blue_001 chromosome 2, ASM1834538v1, whole genome shotgun sequence genome encodes:
- the CARD8 gene encoding caspase recruitment domain-containing protein 8, with the protein product MKVYGSFHSPTSPPFLVDLQFHSAAAPPPLSGKAFLKEHCRQLQARLGDLNGVLDDLQDSEVFTEEEKELVQQCPTQQWRNETLLRMVEKEGHQALEILFQSLHRRDPYLMSYLSQQSLQQ